The Paenibacillus mucilaginosus 3016 genome includes the window TCTCGATCGACAACCGGGATTATCTGCTGGCTATCAAAAAGTCGGAAATTCACAATACCAAGCTGTTGATGATGGTACCTTCCGAAAAGGTCGAGAGACCGCTCGACCGGTATCGAAACTGGGTATTTGTCCTATATGGCGTCTCCGTATTGGTTATCATCGCTTTCTCGTTCAGCATGTACCGCATTATTCACCGGCCGCTCATGCAGCTTGTCCGTTCGTTCCGCAAAATCGAGCAAGGCCGATTCGACGTGTCCGTCGATTATCCGTTTCAAGATGAATTCGGCTATCTATACCGGCAGTTGAATGCGATGATTCTGGAGCTTAAGCGGTTGATCCAAGAAGTGTACGAGCAGCAGTATCGGATTCGTCTAGCCGAGCTAAAGCATCTTCAGTCTCAAATCAATCCTCATTTTTTATACAACACCTTTTTTATTTTGTACCGCATGGCCAAGCAGGATGGTAACGAGAGGATTATGGGACTGACGAAGCACCTCGGCGAATATTTCCAGTTCATCACCAGAGATGATGTCGAGGAAGTGACGCTGGCAAGCGAAGCGGCTCACTCGAAGTCCTATACGGAAATTCAGTCGATTCGATTTTCTAATCGGATCACGGTTCGTTTCGCGGAAGTGCCGAAGGGTGCAGAGCAGCTTCTTGTACCGCGGCTCATCCTTCAGCCGATTATCGAGAACGCTTTTATTCATTCGTTGGAGAAAAGAGCAAAGGGCGGGGTGCTCGAAGTCGATTTCCACATGAGGGAATCTGAATTGCATATCCGCGTGGAAGACAGTGGAGGGATCGACGAAGCAATCATCGCCCGTCTGCAAGCGCTGCTGAACGGCCGGCAGGACGTTACGGTCACAACGGGTATGATCAATGTGCATAGACGATTGCAGATCAAATTCGGCAGCACGGCTGGTTTGCATTTAAGCAAAGGTGAGCTCGGTGGACTTCAAATTATAATTGTGATTCCCTTACAAGGAGGCTGAGCCCCATGTATAGATTATTGATCGTTGATGACGAGCCGTTTACCGTCGACGGGCTCTACGAGATGCTGCTGGATGAACTGGACATGGACATGGATATTTACCGGGCGTATTCCGCAGCGGAAGCAATGGGTTGGCTTACCCGCACGAAAATGGATATCGTCTTGAGCGACATTCGAATGCCGGAGATGGACGGACTGCAGCTGCAGCAATGGATACAGTCCCGCTGGCCGCGCTGCAAAGTGATCTTCTTGACGGGGGTTAACGATATCCAATCTGCCCAGCAAGCGCAGCGCAGCGGCGGCGTTGACTATATTCTGAAAACCGAAGGCGATGAAGCGATCGTCCAAAGCATTCGGCGT containing:
- a CDS encoding sensor histidine kinase, with product MRLIKKIGSIPILPKIALTFLMVLTPLFYLGLKMNEAGADIVRQEIAGSLSSRVELYMDILDGDFDRSMRLLREYVNDEDLLKLSTTSEVMPVIERNRSVLRLKQQMDLLSRSSAFIENAMVFIPRMNRIVASNSNSIVDFNEEMFRTLSEPTNPLDSPFVVWDNRVFITMPYGYIDNGPLFLIAVEISSAEISAKLKQFALEDSIAVLSSDRMVWSSLGESAPALDNETRNVLYMAEEGSRRVSIDNRDYLLAIKKSEIHNTKLLMMVPSEKVERPLDRYRNWVFVLYGVSVLVIIAFSFSMYRIIHRPLMQLVRSFRKIEQGRFDVSVDYPFQDEFGYLYRQLNAMILELKRLIQEVYEQQYRIRLAELKHLQSQINPHFLYNTFFILYRMAKQDGNERIMGLTKHLGEYFQFITRDDVEEVTLASEAAHSKSYTEIQSIRFSNRITVRFAEVPKGAEQLLVPRLILQPIIENAFIHSLEKRAKGGVLEVDFHMRESELHIRVEDSGGIDEAIIARLQALLNGRQDVTVTTGMINVHRRLQIKFGSTAGLHLSKGELGGLQIIIVIPLQGG